A region of Dioscorea cayenensis subsp. rotundata cultivar TDr96_F1 unplaced genomic scaffold, TDr96_F1_v2_PseudoChromosome.rev07_lg8_w22 25.fasta BLBR01000255.1, whole genome shotgun sequence DNA encodes the following proteins:
- the LOC120253949 gene encoding receptor-like protein 30, with protein sequence MTSKIENKGYTGQSLHFLIVNNNNFNGSIPSTLNLVPTLEALRLDRNKLTGDLSNNSFGALDVPSWFSTLPSLTTLLLKKHMFKARYQHNYIVFHHYRLRKSWSSSNVHLSNKYSLALTNYKEYKRLKNNSLSMQVLVFFECSFI encoded by the exons ATGACTTCAAAAATAGAGAATAAAGGATATACAGGTCAATCACTTCACTTTTT GATTGTCAACAACAATAACTTCAATGGAAGCATTCCTTCAACACTGAACCTAGTGCCGACATTAGAGGCTCT GCGTCTCGATCGAAATAAATTAACCGG GGACTTGAGTAACAATTCCTTTGGTGCATTAGACGTGCCTTCATGGTTCTCAACCTTGCCATCTTTGACAACACT ATTACTCAAAAAACACATGTTCAAGGCCAGGTACCAGCACAACTATATAGTTTTTCACCATTACAGACTGCGCAAGTCTTGGTCTTCTTCCAATGTTCATTTATCTAATAAGTATAGTCTTGCATTAACTAACTACAAGGAATACAAACGGctaaaaaataactcattatcaATGCAAGTCTTGGTCTTCTTCGAATGTTCATTTATCTAA
- the LOC120253945 gene encoding uncharacterized protein LOC120253945 — MNGKSPKLELKLNLSPPRRGSAGPSREREEHNSPNKSSPMSPRSPQSSCLSSESDQGMKHYSSSPETASMVLAGCSRCLIYVMVSEEDPKCPKCKSLALLDFLNDNTENKKNNKI; from the coding sequence ATGAATGGGAAGAGCCCAAAGTTGGAGTTGAAGCTGAACCTATCACCACCAAGGAGGGGGAGTGCAGGACcatcaagagagagagaggaacaTAACTCACCAAACAAATCATCTCCAATGTCTCCAAGATCACCACAAAGCTCATGCTTATCATCAGAGAGTGATCAAGGGATGAAACACTACTCCAGCAGCCCTGAAACAGCATCCATGGTGCTTGCTGGCTGCTCAAGGTGCTTGATCTATGTCATGGTTTCTGAAGAGGACCCGAAGTGCCCCAAGTGCAAGAGTCTTGCCCTTCTTGATTTCCTTAATGACAACActgaaaataagaagaataacaagatCTAA